Proteins encoded by one window of Paraburkholderia sprentiae WSM5005:
- a CDS encoding aldehyde dehydrogenase family protein, translated as MSQFANYIDGQWVDGASVSRNINPSNLDDVIGEFAQADAEQTHRAISAARKAFAQWSMSTPQQRFDVLDQAGSAILARKAELGKLLAREEGKTLPEGIGEVGRAGQIFKFFAGEALRLGGETMPSVRPGMTVEMTREPIGVVGLITPWNFPIAIPAWKIAPALAYGNTVVIKPADLVPGCTWELVKIIADAGAPAGVINLVMGRGSVVGEALVSSPDVDAISFTGSVSTGRAIGAKCFESGKKFQLEMGGKNPMVVLDDADLDVAIEACVNGAFYSTGQRCTASSRLIVTAGIYDRFIDGMKARMRALKVGDALAEGTHIGPVVDDKQLAQDERYLAIAREEGGTVFGGERVEGSTRGYFLAPALVTETTQAMRINREEVFGPVASVIKVKDYQEALAVANDTEFGLSAGICTTSLKYASHFRRHMQAGMVMVNTATAGVDYHVPFGGRKGSSYGPREQGAYAREFYTTVKTAYINPGAV; from the coding sequence ATGAGTCAGTTCGCAAACTACATCGACGGCCAATGGGTCGACGGCGCGAGCGTGTCGCGCAACATCAATCCGTCAAATCTCGACGACGTGATCGGCGAATTCGCGCAAGCCGACGCCGAGCAGACGCACCGCGCGATCAGCGCCGCGCGCAAGGCCTTCGCGCAGTGGTCAATGTCCACGCCGCAGCAGCGCTTCGACGTGCTCGACCAGGCGGGCAGCGCGATCCTCGCGCGCAAGGCGGAGCTCGGCAAGCTGCTCGCACGTGAAGAGGGCAAGACGCTGCCCGAGGGGATCGGCGAAGTGGGCCGCGCCGGGCAGATCTTCAAGTTCTTTGCGGGCGAAGCACTGCGCCTCGGCGGAGAAACGATGCCGTCGGTGCGGCCGGGCATGACGGTCGAAATGACGCGCGAGCCGATCGGCGTGGTCGGCCTGATTACGCCGTGGAATTTTCCGATCGCGATTCCGGCGTGGAAGATCGCGCCGGCGCTCGCGTATGGCAACACGGTCGTCATCAAGCCGGCCGATCTGGTGCCGGGCTGTACGTGGGAGCTGGTCAAGATCATCGCTGATGCGGGCGCGCCGGCGGGCGTGATCAATCTCGTGATGGGGCGCGGTTCGGTGGTCGGCGAGGCGCTGGTGTCGTCGCCGGATGTCGACGCGATCAGCTTTACCGGTTCCGTTTCGACGGGTCGCGCGATCGGCGCGAAGTGCTTCGAGTCGGGCAAGAAATTCCAGCTGGAAATGGGCGGCAAGAATCCGATGGTCGTGCTCGACGACGCCGATCTCGACGTCGCCATCGAAGCTTGCGTCAACGGCGCGTTCTACTCGACGGGCCAGCGCTGCACGGCGTCGAGCCGGCTGATCGTGACCGCGGGGATCTATGACCGCTTTATCGACGGCATGAAGGCGCGCATGCGCGCGCTGAAGGTCGGCGATGCGCTCGCGGAGGGCACGCACATTGGCCCGGTCGTCGACGACAAGCAGCTGGCACAGGACGAACGCTATCTGGCGATCGCGCGGGAAGAGGGCGGCACGGTGTTCGGCGGCGAGCGTGTCGAAGGCTCGACGCGCGGCTACTTCCTCGCGCCGGCGCTGGTCACCGAGACGACGCAGGCGATGCGCATCAATCGCGAAGAGGTGTTCGGGCCGGTGGCGTCGGTCATCAAGGTCAAGGACTACCAGGAAGCGCTCGCGGTTGCCAACGATACCGAGTTCGGGCTGTCGGCCGGCATCTGCACGACATCGCTGAAATACGCGAGTCACTTCCGCCGCCATATGCAGGCCGGCATGGTGATGGTCAACACCGCGACGGCGGGGGTCGATTATCACGTGCCGTTTGGCGGCAGGAAGGGGTCGAGCTACGGTCCGCGCGAGCAGGGCGCCTACGCCCGCGAGTTCTATACGACGGTGAAGACCGCGTATATCAACCCGGGCGCGGTTTGA
- a CDS encoding DUF4148 domain-containing protein: MKSLVQAVVIAATLAAPVAVFAQSNQPLTRAQVREQLAQIEKAGYNPARSNPNEYPSNIQAAEARVAAQNSAVGGVTSGSSQQGHAAQ; this comes from the coding sequence ATGAAATCGCTCGTTCAAGCTGTCGTTATCGCCGCTACCCTCGCTGCTCCGGTTGCTGTTTTCGCTCAATCGAACCAGCCGCTGACCCGCGCGCAAGTCCGTGAACAGCTGGCCCAGATCGAAAAAGCCGGCTACAACCCGGCACGTTCGAACCCGAACGAATACCCCTCGAACATTCAGGCTGCCGAAGCTCGCGTCGCGGCGCAAAACAGCGCGGTCGGCGGCGTGACCAGTGGTTCGTCGCAGCAAGGCCACGCAGCGCAGTAA
- a CDS encoding DUF2182 domain-containing protein — MSPLVRAACASGQRLAVRRAARSSQRVFVGVCALIFAASVAATLAHSASMSAMGALPMPGGWSMSTLWMPTCGRTWARTAASFIGMWIVMMAAMMLPSFVPTLLRYRDAVASRANPGRLAVLTMLVSGAYAVVWTALGVAVFALGASLAALALRWPPLARAVPLAASLVILLAGALQFSTWKARRLACSRATPSLPADAACAWRYGLRIGIDCGACCGGLTAILLVVGMTDLPLMAAVTAAITAERLAPDGARVARAIGAIALGGAGLLLVRAIAAG, encoded by the coding sequence ATGAGCCCGCTCGTGCGCGCTGCCTGCGCGAGCGGGCAGCGCCTTGCCGTGCGGCGCGCGGCGCGCTCGTCGCAGCGCGTGTTCGTCGGCGTCTGCGCGCTGATATTCGCCGCGAGCGTCGCGGCGACACTGGCGCACAGCGCGTCGATGTCGGCGATGGGCGCGTTGCCGATGCCCGGCGGCTGGTCGATGTCGACGCTATGGATGCCGACCTGCGGGCGCACCTGGGCCCGCACCGCGGCATCGTTCATCGGCATGTGGATCGTGATGATGGCGGCGATGATGCTGCCGTCATTCGTGCCGACGCTGCTGCGCTATCGCGACGCGGTAGCCTCGCGAGCAAACCCCGGCCGGCTGGCCGTGCTGACGATGCTCGTGAGCGGCGCGTACGCCGTCGTATGGACGGCGCTCGGCGTGGCCGTGTTTGCGCTGGGCGCGTCGCTCGCGGCGCTCGCGTTGCGATGGCCACCGCTCGCGCGTGCGGTGCCGCTAGCGGCCAGCCTGGTCATATTACTTGCGGGCGCATTGCAGTTCAGCACGTGGAAAGCCCGCCGCCTCGCCTGCAGTCGCGCGACGCCGAGCCTGCCCGCCGACGCGGCCTGCGCGTGGCGATACGGTCTGCGCATCGGCATTGATTGCGGCGCTTGCTGCGGGGGTCTCACGGCGATTCTGCTGGTCGTCGGCATGACGGATTTGCCCTTGATGGCCGCCGTGACGGCCGCCATCACGGCCGAGCGTCTTGCGCCGGACGGCGCACGCGTCGCACGGGCGATCGGCGCCATAGCCCTCGGCGGCGCAGGCTTGCTGCTCGTCCGAGCCATTGCAGCCGGCTGA
- a CDS encoding DUF899 domain-containing protein → MTTHPIGTREQWLAARRALLDAEKAHTRHGDELARQRQALPWVKVDKAYRFDTDEGSASLADLFKGRSQLLVYHFMFGPDYKAGCPSCSSIADGFAGFAVHLAHHDVMLTAVSRAPLDKLQAYKQRMGWTFPWASSAGGDFNFDFNVAFTEAQQRAGDIEYNYARNSHAMDVTPAPEPVAQFAATCGTDAATYSRDRPGMSAFALEDGVVYHTYSTYARGVDALWGMYQWLDRAPKGRNEMGIWWRRHDEYEQS, encoded by the coding sequence ATGACTACGCATCCGATCGGAACACGCGAACAGTGGCTCGCCGCGCGCCGCGCGCTGCTCGACGCGGAAAAAGCCCACACGCGACACGGCGACGAGCTGGCGCGGCAACGCCAGGCGCTGCCGTGGGTGAAGGTCGACAAGGCCTACCGCTTCGATACCGACGAAGGCAGCGCGTCGCTCGCCGACCTGTTCAAAGGACGTTCGCAACTGCTTGTCTACCACTTCATGTTTGGCCCCGACTACAAGGCGGGCTGCCCATCGTGCTCGTCGATCGCGGACGGCTTCGCTGGGTTCGCCGTGCATCTCGCGCATCACGACGTGATGCTGACGGCGGTGTCGCGCGCGCCGCTCGACAAGCTGCAGGCCTACAAGCAGCGCATGGGATGGACCTTTCCGTGGGCGTCGTCGGCCGGCGGCGATTTCAATTTCGACTTCAACGTCGCGTTCACCGAGGCGCAACAGCGCGCCGGCGATATCGAATACAACTACGCGCGCAACAGTCATGCGATGGACGTGACGCCCGCGCCCGAACCCGTCGCGCAGTTCGCGGCGACCTGCGGCACCGACGCGGCCACCTATTCGCGCGACCGGCCCGGCATGAGCGCGTTCGCGCTCGAAGACGGTGTCGTCTATCACACGTACTCGACTTACGCGCGCGGTGTCGATGCGCTGTGGGGCATGTATCAGTGGCTCGATCGCGCGCCGAAGGGACGCAACGAGATGGGCATCTGGTGGCGCCGTCACGACGAGTACGAGCAGTCATGA
- a CDS encoding Vgb family protein has product MNRSAARIVREYGPFTGVDKVHGVTYDGRQVWVATGERLDAFDPDSGETLRSVALAADAGTAFDGEHLFQIAHGRIQKIDPHSGRVLSTIAAPGDGGQSGLTWAEGSLWVGHYPERKIYQIDPDTGAVLRTIESNRFVTGITWVDGELWHGTWEGDESELRHIDPRSGEVLQSVEMPAGTGISGLESNGADLFFCGGGGSGLVRAVQRPARESGSELPVASTSE; this is encoded by the coding sequence ATGAACCGCTCAGCCGCCAGGATCGTCCGCGAATATGGGCCCTTTACGGGCGTCGATAAAGTGCATGGGGTCACTTACGATGGCCGGCAGGTGTGGGTTGCGACCGGCGAACGGCTCGACGCGTTCGACCCCGACAGTGGCGAGACGCTGCGCTCGGTCGCGCTGGCCGCCGACGCGGGCACGGCCTTCGACGGCGAGCACCTGTTCCAGATCGCGCACGGCCGCATCCAGAAGATCGATCCGCACAGCGGCCGCGTGCTGTCGACGATCGCGGCACCTGGCGACGGCGGCCAGTCGGGGCTGACGTGGGCCGAAGGTTCGCTGTGGGTCGGTCACTATCCCGAACGAAAGATCTATCAGATCGATCCGGACACCGGTGCGGTGTTGCGCACGATCGAATCGAATCGCTTCGTGACCGGCATCACCTGGGTCGACGGCGAACTATGGCATGGCACGTGGGAAGGTGACGAGAGCGAACTCAGGCACATCGATCCGCGCAGCGGCGAAGTGCTGCAAAGTGTCGAGATGCCGGCCGGTACCGGCATCTCGGGACTCGAATCGAACGGCGCCGATCTGTTTTTCTGCGGAGGCGGCGGCAGCGGGCTGGTTCGAGCCGTGCAGCGTCCGGCGCGAGAGAGTGGCTCGGAATTACCGGTCGCTTCGACTAGCGAGTGA
- a CDS encoding complex I subunit 5 family protein gives MVAALFHPLHIFILGLGGGFVMPLLYRLGKPWLTLGFFIALCGIVLVSGISFYGLLDGGDTIEVLTAGALPPVSINLRFGLWEGFFTFSVNVVALLGALHLWDRLRGNYVALLLYLILVMGIDGMVMTRDLFNLFVFLEIVSIATYGLLGLERTPAALAAAFKYIFATVIASTLFLLGAVLLYYVTGTLNIDELLSMRNQIGGPIGTTAILLVFASLVIELKPFPANGWGLDVYETAPSGVAAMVSIGVSAGVFFALLKLLPLFDAQLTLLAVSGGVTFLFSNLLAIKQTKPQRVLGYSSIGQMALLMLSLALLRQVGADASIPLVVGGLFINHLFAKAGLFWLIGVLRRHGDDARAILSRSPLLIGLLGLFLVAIAGLPPFPGFWAKWELVMRLTAAGKPYWIVLILTGSLLEAGYMFHWFVRALAPSDVEAKASPNMAALLPLFGVALLLIAAAYMAAVFSGAVSAWIFSPLAAGALFYAADRLPGRVKGVLALIAIGLIGSLLSEGTGGIAGLFTWLLLAGSLVIAAASLYRDDVRAGFYPMLVVLSLSIPALLRSSTSLEFFYSWEIITLSSCFLIAKCRRAGPHVLTFLLFSLLAAFFLLAGFANVAALDDTIALSALIHSGPEANRAFVLLATGFLIKAGAIGVHVWLPGAYTEAEDDVTAMLSAVVSKVAMFGLLIGAYLTIRSEVGLELAHVMTWIGMLTTLFGALMALRQNDFKRMLALSSMSQMGYIVTAIGLMSHLGWVTALYLVANHMFVKGILFLALAGVILRTGTRNFADVGGLAREMPLTFAMVVIALVSMSGLPPLMGFGGKWLLLSAMTDKGWYGLAVCGLIATCAGFLYMLRLLNGIFLKPRPPQRAQVREAPAMLLLPQFLFVVGIVILSFFPKLLIEPVSAAIDPQFAATLVWGGMSLESIYGFWNPTPVVIVVLIVTAIVCGLGVLFYRSRRGNARNAPDFYHFYRPFLSRTVPPVAQMFWRGISHFALAAASRIRRVYTGNGQTYALYVLLYFLAIYFASTGLSAAGTQ, from the coding sequence ATGGTAGCCGCGCTCTTTCATCCGCTGCACATTTTCATTCTCGGGCTCGGCGGCGGCTTCGTCATGCCGCTGCTGTACCGGCTCGGCAAGCCCTGGCTCACGCTCGGCTTTTTCATCGCGCTGTGCGGTATCGTGCTCGTCTCCGGCATATCGTTCTACGGCCTGCTCGACGGCGGCGACACGATCGAGGTGCTGACCGCGGGCGCGCTGCCGCCGGTGTCGATCAATCTGCGCTTCGGCTTGTGGGAAGGCTTCTTCACGTTCAGCGTCAACGTGGTCGCGCTGCTCGGCGCATTGCATCTATGGGACCGTCTGCGCGGCAACTACGTGGCGTTGCTGCTGTATCTCATCCTGGTGATGGGCATCGACGGCATGGTGATGACCCGCGACCTGTTCAATCTGTTCGTGTTTCTCGAGATCGTGTCGATCGCAACATACGGCCTGCTCGGGCTCGAACGCACGCCCGCCGCGCTCGCCGCCGCGTTCAAGTACATCTTCGCGACCGTGATCGCGTCGACGCTGTTCCTGCTCGGCGCGGTGCTGCTCTACTACGTGACGGGCACGCTGAACATCGACGAACTGCTGTCGATGCGCAACCAGATCGGCGGCCCGATCGGCACGACCGCGATCCTGCTCGTGTTCGCGAGCCTCGTGATCGAGCTGAAGCCGTTCCCGGCGAACGGCTGGGGGCTCGACGTCTACGAGACCGCGCCGAGCGGCGTCGCCGCGATGGTCTCGATCGGCGTATCGGCGGGCGTGTTTTTCGCGCTACTCAAATTGCTGCCGCTTTTCGACGCTCAGCTCACGCTGCTCGCCGTATCGGGCGGCGTCACGTTCCTGTTCTCGAACCTGCTCGCGATCAAGCAGACCAAACCGCAACGCGTGCTCGGCTATTCATCGATCGGGCAAATGGCGCTCTTGATGCTGTCGCTCGCGTTGCTGCGCCAGGTCGGCGCGGACGCATCGATCCCGCTCGTCGTCGGCGGCCTCTTCATCAACCATCTGTTCGCGAAGGCGGGGCTGTTCTGGCTGATCGGCGTGCTGCGGCGCCACGGCGACGATGCGCGCGCGATCCTGTCGCGCAGCCCGCTGCTGATCGGCCTGCTCGGCCTCTTCCTCGTCGCGATCGCGGGGCTGCCGCCGTTCCCCGGTTTCTGGGCGAAATGGGAACTCGTCATGCGCCTGACCGCCGCCGGCAAGCCATACTGGATCGTGCTGATCCTGACCGGCTCGCTGCTCGAAGCGGGCTATATGTTCCACTGGTTCGTGCGCGCGCTGGCTCCTTCCGACGTCGAAGCCAAAGCCAGCCCCAACATGGCCGCGCTGTTGCCGCTGTTCGGCGTCGCCCTGCTGCTGATCGCGGCGGCCTATATGGCGGCCGTGTTCTCGGGCGCCGTGTCGGCATGGATCTTTTCGCCGCTCGCGGCGGGCGCGCTGTTCTATGCGGCCGATCGTCTGCCGGGGCGCGTGAAAGGCGTGCTCGCGCTGATCGCGATCGGGCTGATCGGCAGTCTGCTCAGCGAGGGCACGGGCGGTATCGCCGGGCTCTTCACGTGGCTGCTGCTCGCGGGCAGCCTCGTGATCGCCGCGGCGAGCCTCTATCGCGACGACGTGCGCGCCGGCTTCTATCCGATGCTGGTCGTGCTGTCGCTGTCGATTCCGGCGCTGCTGCGCTCATCGACGTCGCTCGAGTTCTTCTATAGCTGGGAAATCATCACGCTGTCGTCGTGCTTTCTGATCGCGAAGTGCCGCCGCGCGGGGCCGCACGTGCTGACCTTCCTGCTGTTTTCGCTGCTGGCGGCGTTCTTCCTGCTCGCGGGCTTCGCCAACGTCGCGGCACTCGACGACACCATCGCGCTATCCGCGCTGATCCACTCGGGACCGGAAGCGAACCGCGCGTTCGTACTGCTCGCGACCGGCTTTCTGATCAAGGCCGGTGCGATCGGCGTGCACGTATGGCTGCCGGGCGCCTACACCGAGGCGGAAGACGACGTGACCGCGATGCTGTCGGCGGTGGTCAGCAAGGTCGCGATGTTCGGCCTGTTGATCGGCGCCTATCTGACGATACGCTCGGAGGTCGGCCTCGAACTCGCGCACGTGATGACATGGATCGGCATGCTGACGACCCTGTTCGGCGCGCTGATGGCCTTGCGGCAAAACGACTTCAAACGCATGCTGGCGCTATCGAGCATGAGCCAGATGGGCTATATCGTCACCGCGATCGGGCTGATGAGCCATCTAGGCTGGGTGACCGCGCTGTACCTGGTCGCCAATCACATGTTCGTGAAGGGCATCCTGTTTCTCGCGCTCGCGGGCGTGATCTTGCGCACCGGCACGCGCAACTTCGCCGATGTGGGCGGCCTAGCGCGCGAGATGCCGCTCACGTTCGCGATGGTCGTGATTGCGCTCGTGTCGATGTCGGGCCTGCCGCCGCTCATGGGCTTTGGCGGCAAGTGGCTGCTGCTTAGCGCAATGACCGACAAGGGTTGGTACGGGCTCGCCGTGTGCGGGCTGATCGCGACCTGCGCCGGCTTTCTGTACATGCTGCGCCTGCTCAATGGCATCTTCCTCAAACCGCGCCCGCCGCAGCGGGCGCAAGTGCGCGAAGCGCCGGCGATGCTGCTGCTGCCGCAGTTTCTGTTCGTCGTCGGTATCGTGATCCTGTCGTTCTTTCCGAAGCTGCTGATCGAACCGGTGTCGGCCGCGATCGATCCGCAGTTCGCGGCCACCCTGGTGTGGGGCGGCATGTCGCTCGAAAGCATCTACGGGTTCTGGAATCCGACGCCGGTCGTGATCGTCGTGCTGATCGTCACGGCGATCGTGTGCGGGCTCGGCGTGCTGTTCTACCGCAGCCGCCGCGGCAACGCGCGCAACGCCCCCGATTTTTACCACTTCTACCGGCCGTTCCTGAGCCGCACGGTGCCGCCGGTCGCACAGATGTTCTGGCGCGGCATTTCGCACTTCGCACTCGCGGCGGCGTCACGGATACGGCGCGTCTATACCGGCAATGGACAGACCTACGCGCTCTACGTGCTGCTGTATTTTCTGGCGATCTACTTCGCGAGCACGGGCCTGAGCGCGGCGGGGACGCAATAA
- a CDS encoding sodium:proton antiporter, with protein sequence MSTGIPVSKILLATGFCLSLIGLWGMLTHRNILRIIIGFAVIDTGLHIVMVATGYITGGTAPIIDAALGKSAAAHRAIDPVPSALVVTAIVIGLSVTAILLSFAIRLYAARKTLSIDAFTESKW encoded by the coding sequence ATGAGCACGGGCATCCCGGTTTCGAAGATCCTGCTGGCCACGGGCTTCTGCCTTTCGCTGATCGGCCTGTGGGGCATGCTGACCCACCGCAATATCCTGCGCATCATCATCGGCTTCGCGGTGATCGACACAGGCCTGCACATCGTGATGGTCGCGACCGGCTACATCACGGGCGGCACCGCGCCGATCATCGACGCGGCGCTCGGCAAATCCGCCGCCGCGCACCGCGCGATCGATCCGGTTCCATCGGCGCTCGTCGTCACGGCGATCGTGATCGGACTATCGGTCACCGCCATCTTGCTGTCGTTCGCGATCCGGCTTTACGCCGCCAGGAAGACGCTCTCCATCGACGCGTTCACCGAGTCGAAATGGTAG
- a CDS encoding Na(+)/H(+) antiporter subunit B, with protein sequence MMRRVSAAVTVLLFAIVFWRLIGGYTELQTLRPLAWYYVVRGPLELGAPNIVTGILITFRGFDTLGEVAVLFMVAASVGVLLREESNPTAAPTADETTPARRPASEIVHTGKQVLLPMILTFGAYVIVNGHLSAGGGFQGGAIVASAVMLTLLARPRSTLNVALLSVVESLAGVTYVCIGILGLVFAGGFLDARFLPRGEFGAFFSAGAIPLISTLLGVKVGAELSVIIDRFRS encoded by the coding sequence ATGATGCGTCGCGTGTCCGCGGCGGTGACGGTGCTGCTGTTCGCGATCGTGTTCTGGCGGCTCATCGGCGGCTACACGGAATTGCAGACGCTGCGCCCGCTCGCCTGGTACTACGTCGTCAGAGGGCCGCTCGAACTCGGCGCGCCAAATATCGTGACCGGCATTTTGATCACCTTTCGCGGCTTTGACACGCTTGGCGAAGTCGCGGTGCTGTTCATGGTCGCGGCGAGCGTCGGCGTGCTGCTGAGAGAGGAAAGCAACCCGACGGCCGCTCCTACAGCGGACGAAACCACGCCCGCGCGCCGCCCGGCCAGCGAAATCGTACATACCGGCAAGCAGGTGCTGCTGCCGATGATCCTCACCTTCGGCGCTTACGTGATCGTCAACGGCCATCTATCGGCGGGCGGCGGCTTCCAGGGCGGGGCGATCGTCGCGTCCGCCGTGATGCTGACGTTGCTCGCGCGGCCCCGCTCGACGCTGAACGTCGCGCTTCTGAGCGTCGTCGAGTCGCTCGCGGGTGTGACCTATGTGTGCATCGGCATTCTGGGCCTCGTGTTCGCGGGCGGTTTTCTCGACGCGCGCTTTCTGCCGCGAGGCGAATTCGGCGCGTTCTTCAGCGCCGGCGCGATCCCGCTGATTTCGACGCTGCTCGGCGTCAAGGTCGGCGCGGAGCTTAGCGTCATCATCGACCGGTTCAGAAGCTGA
- the mnhG gene encoding monovalent cation/H(+) antiporter subunit G has translation MFELIGSVFILAGAVFLFSAGLGLLRMPDAYTRIQAGTKASTLGTMLVLIGLAFYHPNWTFRLVLLIYFVLVTNPVSSHALSRAAWLIRTPMTASTITDALADEDGRTVREAES, from the coding sequence ATGTTCGAACTGATCGGCAGCGTGTTCATCCTCGCGGGCGCCGTCTTTCTGTTCTCCGCCGGCCTCGGGCTGCTGCGCATGCCGGACGCGTATACGCGCATTCAGGCCGGCACCAAGGCGTCGACGCTCGGCACCATGCTCGTGCTGATCGGCCTCGCGTTCTATCACCCGAACTGGACCTTCCGTCTGGTTCTGCTGATCTACTTCGTGCTCGTCACCAACCCAGTGTCCTCGCATGCGCTATCGCGCGCCGCCTGGCTGATCCGCACGCCGATGACCGCGTCGACGATCACCGACGCGCTCGCCGACGAAGACGGGCGCACCGTGCGAGAGGCCGAATCATGA
- a CDS encoding hydrogenase subunit MbhD domain-containing protein, producing MLELLLLLMCASILVSGVLAVCLKNLLAAMVSSGLASLFASVAFLLLAAPDVAMAEAAIGSGLATFTFLYAIRKTGYQKG from the coding sequence ATGCTCGAACTGCTCCTGCTGCTGATGTGCGCGAGCATCCTCGTGAGCGGCGTGCTGGCCGTCTGCCTGAAGAATCTGCTGGCCGCGATGGTGAGCTCGGGGCTCGCTAGCCTGTTCGCGTCGGTGGCCTTCCTGCTGCTCGCCGCGCCCGACGTCGCGATGGCGGAAGCCGCGATCGGATCGGGACTCGCGACCTTCACCTTTCTGTACGCGATCCGCAAAACCGGTTATCAGAAGGGCTAG
- a CDS encoding monovalent cation/H+ antiporter complex subunit F, whose product MAEVMLQVAAVLIFFAILFGVIRLVLGKSVVDRIVAIDMLTVISLSLIALYAQVSGRFVYIDVALVYALLSFLAVLAVARFLERGL is encoded by the coding sequence TTGGCTGAGGTCATGCTCCAGGTCGCTGCGGTGCTGATCTTCTTCGCGATCCTGTTCGGCGTGATCCGTCTCGTGCTCGGCAAAAGCGTCGTCGATCGCATCGTCGCGATCGATATGCTGACCGTCATCTCACTGTCGCTGATCGCGCTGTACGCGCAGGTCTCCGGTCGTTTTGTCTATATCGACGTCGCACTCGTCTACGCACTGCTGAGCTTTCTCGCGGTGCTCGCGGTGGCGCGCTTTCTCGAAAGGGGACTTTGA
- a CDS encoding Na+/H+ antiporter subunit E produces the protein MASSNGKPVSSFVPRGMLGLWVVLFVIWMIANASLAVEPALVGLVITFVIAHVFVSSSEAWQRLRLTPRALYHFVAYSARFVRELVRANLNVMALVYSPRIDIKPGIVKVRTRLETPLGRLALANSIALTPGSLVIDIRDDILFIHWLDVKTTDIDEATEALVAPFEKHLEKVFG, from the coding sequence ATGGCTTCGAGCAACGGAAAACCGGTGTCGTCGTTTGTTCCTCGCGGCATGCTCGGCCTCTGGGTCGTCCTGTTCGTCATCTGGATGATCGCCAATGCATCGCTCGCGGTCGAACCCGCACTCGTCGGTCTCGTCATCACCTTCGTCATCGCGCATGTCTTCGTATCGTCGAGCGAAGCATGGCAGCGCCTACGTCTAACGCCGCGCGCGCTTTATCACTTCGTCGCGTATAGCGCGCGCTTCGTCAGAGAGCTGGTGCGCGCCAATCTGAACGTGATGGCGCTGGTGTATTCGCCGCGTATCGACATCAAACCAGGCATCGTCAAGGTTCGGACCCGCCTCGAAACACCGCTCGGCCGCCTCGCGCTCGCCAATTCGATCGCGCTGACACCGGGCTCGCTCGTCATCGATATTCGGGACGACATACTATTCATTCACTGGCTCGACGTGAAGACGACCGATATCGACGAAGCGACCGAGGCGCTCGTCGCACCGTTCGAAAAGCATCTGGAGAAAGTCTTTGGCTGA
- a CDS encoding ABC transporter substrate-binding protein, whose amino-acid sequence MKAMLATLAIALLTVSSGSAIAKDWTTVRFGVDASYPPFESKAADGKLVGFDIDLGNEICRRLNAKCVWIENSFDGMIPALKGRKFDGVLSTMSMTPARQAQIAFSSKVFRIPTRLVAKKGSPIEPTPEALKGKRIGVEQGSIQETYAKTYWEPAGAVIVPYQDQDLVYADLLAGRIDASLQNAVQADIGFLRTPRGKDFGFAGNPLYDAKTLGSGTAIGLRKEDTDLQQKIDKAIADMRADGTYDRMAKKYFDFDVYGQ is encoded by the coding sequence ATGAAAGCCATGCTGGCAACCCTTGCGATTGCGCTGCTGACCGTGTCGTCCGGGAGCGCCATCGCCAAGGATTGGACGACCGTGCGGTTCGGGGTCGACGCGAGCTATCCGCCGTTCGAATCGAAAGCCGCCGACGGCAAGCTCGTCGGCTTCGACATCGATCTCGGCAATGAGATTTGCCGGCGGCTGAACGCGAAATGCGTGTGGATCGAGAATTCGTTCGACGGCATGATTCCCGCGCTGAAAGGCCGCAAATTCGACGGCGTGCTGTCGACGATGTCAATGACGCCCGCGCGTCAGGCGCAGATCGCGTTCTCGTCGAAGGTATTCCGCATTCCGACGCGGCTCGTCGCGAAGAAGGGCTCGCCGATCGAGCCGACACCGGAAGCGCTGAAGGGCAAGCGCATCGGCGTCGAGCAGGGCTCGATTCAGGAAACCTACGCGAAGACGTATTGGGAGCCGGCCGGCGCGGTGATCGTGCCGTATCAGGATCAGGACCTGGTGTATGCGGATTTGCTTGCCGGCCGTATCGACGCGTCATTGCAAAATGCGGTGCAAGCCGATATTGGCTTTTTGCGCACGCCGCGCGGCAAGGACTTCGGATTTGCCGGCAATCCGCTTTACGACGCGAAAACGCTCGGCAGCGGCACGGCGATTGGTTTGCGTAAAGAAGATACCGATTTGCAGCAGAAAATCGACAAAGCTATTGCCGATATGCGCGCCGATGGCACTTACGACCGCATGGCGAAAAAGTATTTCGATTTCGACGTGTACGGGCAGTGA